CATGGGCCACCGCACAAAACGTTGCCATCGTGAACGGCAAAGCTGTTCCCATGGCACGGGTTGAAGCACTCGCCAAACAGGTTGAGGCTGGCGGACAAAAGGTGGACGAGGCCACCCGCGCCCAACTCAAGCAAGAGGTCATCATGCGCGAGGTGTTCATGCAGGAAGCCGAAAAGCGCGGCGTGGCCGGCGGCGATGACTACAAAATTCAGATGGAACTCGCTCGCCAGTCACTGATGATTCGCGCCCTGTTTGCCAACGAAGAAAAGGCCCACCCTGTCACCGATGCCGACATTCAGGCCGAATACGACAAATTTGCTGCTGCCAATGGCGGCAAAGAATACCGAGCCCGCCACATTCTGGTGGACAAAGAAGACGACGCCAAGGCCATCATCACCCAGCTCAAAGGTGGCGCCAAATTTGAAGACATCGCGAAAAAACAGTCCAAAGACCCAGGATCCGGCGCCAATGGTGGCGATCTCGACTGGGCCAATGCGGCCAGCTACGTGACCGAGTTCTCCGAAGCCATGATCAAACTGGGCAAAGGCGAGATGACTGAAGCGCCCGTGAAGAGCCAGTTTGGCTGGCACGTGATCCGCGTGGACGACATCCGTCAGGCTCAACTGCCCAAGCTCGAAGAGATCAAAGACCAGATCGGTCAGCAACTCAAGCAGCAGCGCCTCGCGACTTTCCAGAACTCCTTGCGCGAAAAAGCCAAGGTGGAATAAGCCCGGGCAATCTGGCCCACGCGACTACGCGGCTTCGGCCGCGTTTTTTTTGGCCGAAAGGGTGAAGCTACTCGCCCTCTTTCACGGCCCCGATGCTGCCGACTGCGGCCTTTTGCCCATAATGAAGACCGTTCAAGGAGAGCCATTGATGACCCCCAAAACCACCCGATCCGGCCTTGACTGGCGACGCGCGCAAGATTTTTTGGCGGCCGAGCGCCAGACCTTCGAGCAACGCAACCCAAGATCGGCGGCTTTGGCGGCCCTGGCTCAACAACACCTGCTCTTTGGCGTACCGCTGCACTGGATGACCGACTGGGGCACGCCGTTTGCCTTGCACGTCGACAGCGCCTCAGGCGCCGAAGTCAACGATGCCGACGGCCACACACTGACCGATTTCTGCCTGGGCGATACCGGCGCCATGTTCGGTCACTCGCCCGCCCCTGTGGCCGCTGCCCTGGCAGCACAGGCCACCCGCGGCTACACCACCATGCTCGCCACGGCAGACGCCGGCATGGTGGGGAGAGCCCTGAGCGAACGATTCGGTTTGCCCCTGTGGCAATTCGCCATGAGTGCCACCGATGCCAACCGGTATACGGTGCGCTGGATACGTGCCGCCACCGGGCGAAGAAAAATTCTGGTGTTCAATGGCTGCTACCACGGCACGATTGAAGACGTGTTCGTTGATCTGGTGCATGGCCAGCCTGTGCAGCGGGACAGCCTTCTGGGCCAGGTACACGACCTCACCGAACACACGGTCGTGATCGAATTCAACGATCTGGCCGCGCTGGAGGCTGCGCTTTCGAAAGGCGATATCGCCTGCGTCCTGGCAGAGCCCGTCATGACCAACATCGGCATGGTGCTGCCCGAGCCCGGTTACTGGGAGGCGGCACAAACGCTGATCAAGCAACACGGCGCCATGCTCGTGGCCGATGAAACCCACACCATCAGCACCGGTCCTGGCGGCTACTCCCAGGCCTTTGGCCTGAAGCCCGACGCACTGGTGCTCGGCAAACCGGTGGGTGGCGGCGTGGGCTGCGCGGTGTATGGCATGAGTGCCGAACTCGCCGAACTCGCTGTCAAAGCCAAACAAGATGCGCCCCCCGGCCACAGCGGCATCGGAACCACGCTCACTGGCAACATGCTCGCCATGGCGGCCATGCGCGCCGCACTCACCGAGGTGATCACCCCTGCCGCCTATGCCCACATGCTGCCACTCGCCGAGCGTCTGGCAAACGGGATTCGTGGCCTGATCGCGAAACACGGTTTACCCTGGTGCGTCACGCAAGTAGGCGCCCGAACAGAGTTCCAGTTCGCGCCGACCCCACCCAGAAATGGCGCCGAAGCCGAAGGCATTCTGGACGGTGAACTGGAGCACCTGATCCACCTGGGGCTGCTCAACCGGGGCGTGATGATCACGCCGTTTCACAACATGATGCTGGTTTGTCCACAGACCAGCGAGGCCGATGTGGACCGGCTGTTGGCCGCACTGGATGAAGTGTTGACACAGATCGTGAACCGATAACACGGGGCCCACCTGCCAGCGCTATGCAGGCGATGCTCAGCCCAACAGCCAGAGAGCGCCTGCAATGAGGGCCAGCATCACCGGCTGGTGCAACAGATAGTAGACAAGACTCCAACGCCCCATCACCACCATGCCGCGCTTCAGGCCGGCAGCAGATGTGTCACCCGCCCCCAGCCAGGCGGGCCGCTGCGCCAGGGCCCACCGCCCGGCTGCCATGCCCCACCACATGACCCCCAACCAGGGCAGCAGCGGCACATAGTCTTCCGTCACGGGAAAACGGTTGATCAACCCCAGCCAGTTGAGCCATGGCGTGTTGAACACCAACAACCCTGGCTCCATCGCCATCAAGGCCGGAGCGACAAACTTGCCCGCAATGGCCAAAACCCCCAAAGGCCACAACCAGCGCCCCCAACCTGCTGTGAGCCGCACGACGATCAGCATCACCGCGATGCCGTGCAACACGCCGAAGTAAATCACCCCGCGTGGAAACATCCACCACGATCCTGCCGTCACAAGCAAGGCCGCCAGAGCCACTTGCCGCCAGCGCCGCCAGAACCTGCCCCAGGTTTGCCCCTGGTCCACGGCAATGGCCTGTGACACACCCGCCGTGAACAGAAACAGGCTCACGATTGCCGTGCGTTGCCAGGTCCAGAAAGGGTCCTGGTAAAAATCTTCGCTGATCAGTCCGTGGTAGTTCAGGTCAAAACAGAAGTGGTAAGCCGTCATCCACAACATGGCGATGGCACGCACAAGGTCAATGCGGTCGAGACGCTGGCTGGTCGGACTGGGCAGGGCTGTCAATCTGGAGGCTCCTCTTGGGTACCAATAGAAATGTAACGTTGATCTGGGGTGGGGGCCGCCTGGGGCCTGTCCTTCAGGACCGGACGAAAGCGGCCGGGATACATGCTCGAAACCAATCGTAAATCATGGATCTGCATACCTGCTCCACTTCAAAGCAGCGCCTGACCGTTCATCGCCCCTGGATTTCTGGCCATTCACGCCACGTCGGGCCAATCCGCTCACCCAACCATCCCGCCCCCCTGACCGGGCAATCCATCGGACCCACCCTTCGGCTCCAGCTTATCCGTGACCAGGTGCCTCCACGAATCAGGTCGTTACGATCAAGGGCAACTTTCATGTGACCATAGACAAGATGCACAAGCCCCGTCCCCAAGCCACCACCGCCTATTCATCAAAGGTGCTCTTTTCAACCGCCCTGCTCGCTTTGACTGCCTGTGGCGGAGGCCATGACAGCAGCGCGCCGCAGCACGCCCAACGGTCCAACACCCCTGCCGGAGTGTCCGTGTTGCCTGCAGATCCCGTCGGTGTGGCAGACAAGCTGTGGGTGAACGCATCTCCCGACGCTGAAGCCGACGCCGCACTGTCCAAAGGGGCCAGCATCAATGCAACCGAGCTGGCTCAAGCCCAAGAGCAAGCAGGCGGTGCCGCACGCATCCAAACCAAAGCGCTTTCGAGCGTGCCCGTCTTCCGCTTTTACAACCGCAACACAGGCGCCCATTTCTACACAACCAGCGAAGCTGAGCGCGATTCGGTGCGCGCCAACCTGAGCCACATGGACTACGAGGGCCAGGCTTTTCAGGCCAGTGGTCAAAGCGCGCCCGGCCTGAGCCCGGTGTACCGCTTCTACAACCTGCAGACCGGCGTGCACTTCTACACCATCAGCGCCGATGAACGCGACCATGTGCTAGCCAACCTGCCCCTGTTTCGCCTGGAAGGCGTGGCTTACCACGCCAGCAAGGTGGCAGGCGCCGGCTTTGCACCACTGTACCGGTCCTACCTGACCGGCCAGGGTTTTCATTTCTACTCCGCCAACCCCAACGAGACCAACGGCCTGGCACAGTACCGCTTTGAAGGCCTGGCCTACTACGTGATCGGGAGCGCGCCCGCAGGCGGCCCGAACGCCGTGGTGGCAGGTACCTTGAGCGCACCTTTTCCCACACTGGAAAACATCAGTCTGGAATGGCCCGTCAGCGGCGATGCCAACCGCAACAGCACCGCCAGCCTGCGCTACCGGATGCAGGGCAGCAGCGCCTGGCGCCAGGGCCTTCCCCTGCGCCGCGTGGTGGCAGGGAGCAACAGCAACACCGGACTGTCGTGGGACTACCGCCATGTGGGCAGCGTGTTCGACCTGCAAAGCGACACCACATACGAGGTGGAAGTGGTGCTCACCGACCCCGATGGCGGCAGCCGCACGAGCAGCCTCATTGTGCGCACACGGCCCGTGCCCGCGCCGATGGCCGGCGCACCCGTGAAAGCCGCTACACCTGCGACCCTCGGCGGTGTGTTGAGCGGTGCCCAGCCGGGCGACATTGTGGAGCTGGCCACAGGCACCTACGACGGTTTCAACATCGACAAGAGCGGCAGCGCGGGCATGCCCATCGTGGTGCGCGCTGCACCCGGCGCCAACGTGGTGGTTGAGGGTGAGATGGGCGTGTTCATGAAGCAGCACATCCACATCAGCGGCTTGACGGTGAACGGACGCATCCGCTTCAACGGCAGCAACCACATGGTCATCACACGCAACACCATCAACGCCCGCGCCGACCGTGGTGGTGACGGCATCGTGACGTTCTTGCGCGCCGAGAACAGCTACATCGCCGACAACGTGGTCAATGGCCTGACCCCCTGGGCGGAAGCCTCGCTCGGTGTGAATGGAAACAACCAGGGTGAAGGCATTCTGGTCACGGGCCCAGGCCATGTGATCCAGAACAACCAGGTGAGCGGCATGCGCGATGGCATCTCTTTTCTGGAGGGCCGCGAAGCGGAAGACCAGCACAGCATCGATGTTTTGAACAACGACATTCGCGAGTCGGCTGACGATGGCGTGGAGGCCGATTTCTGCCAGCACAACTGCCGCATCATGCGCAACCGCATCACCAACAGCTTCATCGCGCTGTCATCCCAGCCCGGCCTGGGTGGCCCCACCTACTTCATTCGCAACGCCGTCTACAACGCGGTTCACCTGGCCTTTAAACAATACCGTGGCAGCACAGGCGACGTGTTGCTGCACAACACCGTGGTGAAAAAGGGTGACGCCTTTGCGAACTACTCGGGCGAAGCCGTCAACGCTGTTTACATGCGCAACAACTGGTTTGTCGGTGGGCTCACAGGCACCTACAACGGCTATTCCACTGGTTTGGGCCGGGTGATCCAGGCGCCCGATCTGGTGAACAACACACTCGATGCCAATTTTGATGCGTTCGGTTCCAGCACCGGCTTTGCACAGCCAGGTGGCGGCATCAGCTTCTTCACCGGGCAACTGGGCTCAGTAAGCTTTGCCAACCTCACCGCGCTGCGCGCCACCACCAGCGAAAACAACGCGGTTGAAGCGAGCCTCAACGCGCTGGCAAGTCCATTGGTGTTTCCGAACGCCCCATTGACAACGTACCCAGCGCCAGACTTGCGCCCCCGCGCAGACGCTTCGTTGGCCAATGCGGGCACGCCTCTGGCCAACATCAATGATGGCTATGCCGGCAGCGCACCCGATATCGGGGCACTCGAAGCCGGGGCACCGCTGCCTGTCTACGGCCCCCGCTGATCCGGGCAAAAGGCAAAACCCACAGGGCGGAAGCAAACCACCCCTGTGGGTTCTGGAGGTGAGAGAAAAGTCCTTTCAGGCCGCCAAGTCATGGCCTGAAGGTGGTCCTGGCCATCAGGAGCAGTTGGGTGGCAATTGAAGCAAAAGATCCACCAGATCTTGCGGTGCACTCACCATCGGATCATGTCCGGTCGCCATCTCCAACACCCGCCAGCCCGGCTCGCTGCGAACCCGTTTGCGTGCCGCATCAATTGTGGCCAACGGCGGCTTGTTGCAATCGATAAAGGTGCGCGGCAGCGCAGCCACCCGGGCGGCATCGAAATGCAGTGGTTGCTGGTACAGCCGAAAAGGCTGCGGTGTTTGACGGCGGTTGACCCAGTCGCGATCAGCGCCCGACAGGCCAAACACGCTGGCGTCTGGCGGCGGAAAGCTCAGTCCCCCGCTGGCCTTCGATTCTTCGATGCGCTTTTGCACGGTCTCAGGCGTGTGTGGCGTGCTCCAGCTGTCGCCTGGGTCGGGAATGCCTGCGTCGAGGTAAACCAGTTGATTCAACAGGCCGGGACTGCGCTGCTGCAACCGGTCGGCCACGCAGGTGATCAGGTTGCCTGCATAGCTGTGGCCCACCAGAATCACATCGTTCAGTTCCTCGGCATCGATCAAACCGATCACGTCTTGAATGTGGGTATCGATGCCCACAGCAGGGCTCAACAAATGGGCACGCTCGCCGACGCCGGTGAGTGTGACCGCGTGGGCCACGTGGCCAGCCTGGCGCAACAGCGGCAATACCCTCGCCCAACACCATGCGCCATGCCACGAGCCGTGTACCAACACGAAGGCGGGTTTTGGGATTTCGGTGGGTGTGTTCACGGGCAATCTCCTCGGCAATATGGGTTTCTGCTGATGGTCAAAGTTTTCGGCCAAAAATCCGCTTGATTCTTGCACGCCAGTGGCCCCGAGGCGTCGAGCCACAGCAGCCCACAGTCAAGCCGCCATTTTTTAAACCCCACCGCCTTTCACCCCAAGACTCTGGCTGGCCCCCCATCTGACCGGTTGATCGACAGCCTGAGCAAAGCCAAAGTGTTCACACGCGACCTCTTCGGCAACGACTGAGTCAACGGGGCCGCACTCCACGAATCCACACTCACTCCATTTTTCTCGAGCAAAGTGCTCCCTGCCCCTGGTCCAAACTGCGCCCCTTTAGGAACTTCGTTGAGCTCAAGCGCCTTCTTCTCATTGACCGCTATTGCCACAGCCGCGCTGCTCACCGGGTGCGCCAGCAGTGGTTCGTCCACACCAACGGTGAGCAATCCCTACAGCGCAACCGGCAGCAGCACATTGGGAGAAGTCCAGGTGAACACAATGCGGGTGTTTGGCGACAGTTATTCAGACCCCGACTACACCAGCTATCTCGGCTCCATCAACTGGTCAGAGCAATTGCAGGCCAGTGGACTGGTGTCTGAGAACCTGAACTACGCCATCGCCGGGGCTCGAGCCAGCAGCGGTGAGGTGCGGTCTTTTGATCAACAAATCGACACGGCATTGAGTGGCACAGCCATTGCCGATGGGGATCTCACGGTCGTTTATCTCGGCCACAACGACATCGGTCGCACAGGCAGTCCTGACAATCTGGTCAACTCATCCGCAGACTACCTGACGGGCATCAACGAACTCATCGCAGCAGGCGCAGCAGACGAAAACCGACGGATTTTCGTCACCCAAATCCACGACTGGAGCCGCAACCCGGGTGTGGCCGACAGCACGGCAAGCCAGGTGACAACGTGGAATACGATGATTGCCGGCATCGCCAATACCCATAAAAACGTCATCGCAGTGGACATGTACACGGCATTCGAGCGCATTTTTACAACCCCCGAGACCTATGGGTTTGCCAACGTGACCACGGCCGACTCAAGCCGCTCCAGCATCGACGCCCTGTACACCGACAGCACCCATTTCGGCAGCCTCGGTCAGAAAGTCATCACCCGCGTCTACCAACACTACCTCACCCGCGGATGGGACTGGGCCAACAGCGTCAGCGCTGGCACCGATTCGGCGGCTCAACTCAATGCAGACATCGATGACGGCACCCTGGTGTTGAGCAGCTCGTTTGGAAACACAACGGGACAATCGCTTCAATACGGTTTCCGACTGCTGCCAATGGGTGTCAAGGATACGAATGCGCTCAGCCAATCCTCGGCGCAGACCAGCCAGGTGTTTCGTCCGTTCAGCGAGCAAACCGCATTTTCACAATCAACCCCCTCGGGGCTGGCTCTGGATTTCGGCCTGGGCACATCGGATAAGCCAGGCGATGCCCGGATCGGTGTGGCACTGTTGCAATACCAGCAAGCCACAGACCTGACATCCGCTCAAGAGCACCAGTCTCGCCAATACACATCCAGCGCCCTGTCCGCCTACTTGCACCAGCCCTTGGCCGGCGGGATGTTCAGCGCCCAGGTTTCCCACCTGAAGCTGGATTTCACCAACCAGTCCCAAGACGACCTCGTCAATCTGAATTTGACCAACGAGAACACCGGTGACACGTGGTCG
This region of Hydrogenophaga crassostreae genomic DNA includes:
- a CDS encoding aspartate aminotransferase family protein; this translates as MTPKTTRSGLDWRRAQDFLAAERQTFEQRNPRSAALAALAQQHLLFGVPLHWMTDWGTPFALHVDSASGAEVNDADGHTLTDFCLGDTGAMFGHSPAPVAAALAAQATRGYTTMLATADAGMVGRALSERFGLPLWQFAMSATDANRYTVRWIRAATGRRKILVFNGCYHGTIEDVFVDLVHGQPVQRDSLLGQVHDLTEHTVVIEFNDLAALEAALSKGDIACVLAEPVMTNIGMVLPEPGYWEAAQTLIKQHGAMLVADETHTISTGPGGYSQAFGLKPDALVLGKPVGGGVGCAVYGMSAELAELAVKAKQDAPPGHSGIGTTLTGNMLAMAAMRAALTEVITPAAYAHMLPLAERLANGIRGLIAKHGLPWCVTQVGARTEFQFAPTPPRNGAEAEGILDGELEHLIHLGLLNRGVMITPFHNMMLVCPQTSEADVDRLLAALDEVLTQIVNR
- a CDS encoding DUF1624 domain-containing protein; the encoded protein is MLWMTAYHFCFDLNYHGLISEDFYQDPFWTWQRTAIVSLFLFTAGVSQAIAVDQGQTWGRFWRRWRQVALAALLVTAGSWWMFPRGVIYFGVLHGIAVMLIVVRLTAGWGRWLWPLGVLAIAGKFVAPALMAMEPGLLVFNTPWLNWLGLINRFPVTEDYVPLLPWLGVMWWGMAAGRWALAQRPAWLGAGDTSAAGLKRGMVVMGRWSLVYYLLHQPVMLALIAGALWLLG
- a CDS encoding alpha/beta hydrolase, with translation MNTPTEIPKPAFVLVHGSWHGAWCWARVLPLLRQAGHVAHAVTLTGVGERAHLLSPAVGIDTHIQDVIGLIDAEELNDVILVGHSYAGNLITCVADRLQQRSPGLLNQLVYLDAGIPDPGDSWSTPHTPETVQKRIEESKASGGLSFPPPDASVFGLSGADRDWVNRRQTPQPFRLYQQPLHFDAARVAALPRTFIDCNKPPLATIDAARKRVRSEPGWRVLEMATGHDPMVSAPQDLVDLLLQLPPNCS
- a CDS encoding GDSL-type esterase/lipase family protein, giving the protein MSSSAFFSLTAIATAALLTGCASSGSSTPTVSNPYSATGSSTLGEVQVNTMRVFGDSYSDPDYTSYLGSINWSEQLQASGLVSENLNYAIAGARASSGEVRSFDQQIDTALSGTAIADGDLTVVYLGHNDIGRTGSPDNLVNSSADYLTGINELIAAGAADENRRIFVTQIHDWSRNPGVADSTASQVTTWNTMIAGIANTHKNVIAVDMYTAFERIFTTPETYGFANVTTADSSRSSIDALYTDSTHFGSLGQKVITRVYQHYLTRGWDWANSVSAGTDSAAQLNADIDDGTLVLSSSFGNTTGQSLQYGFRLLPMGVKDTNALSQSSAQTSQVFRPFSEQTAFSQSTPSGLALDFGLGTSDKPGDARIGVALLQYQQATDLTSAQEHQSRQYTSSALSAYLHQPLAGGMFSAQVSHLKLDFTNQSQDDLVNLNLTNENTGDTWSMVNKLRYPMRSGGLSITPWVSLTGQTHNLDAAQFSSLYTSDVKYSSSRMNELLSGLGVDIQSSPIFLDRGAKVQFGGSLNHISSLYRDAITVSMEESNTAGFVQSEVFQSEKINATLLSLQANVLLNKQVRISATYGAKLQDVKDTSSLAVLAHFSY
- a CDS encoding peptidylprolyl isomerase, whose amino-acid sequence is MKFSLTALTAAALLVAAPWATAQNVAIVNGKAVPMARVEALAKQVEAGGQKVDEATRAQLKQEVIMREVFMQEAEKRGVAGGDDYKIQMELARQSLMIRALFANEEKAHPVTDADIQAEYDKFAAANGGKEYRARHILVDKEDDAKAIITQLKGGAKFEDIAKKQSKDPGSGANGGDLDWANAASYVTEFSEAMIKLGKGEMTEAPVKSQFGWHVIRVDDIRQAQLPKLEEIKDQIGQQLKQQRLATFQNSLREKAKVE